One window of Marinobacterium aestuarii genomic DNA carries:
- a CDS encoding glutamine amidotransferase-related protein: MKIGILETGTSPQALAAQYGSYADLFVRMLGAADPGLRFERYQVVDGVFPPAPDLCDGWIITGSRHGVYEDLPWMRRLSDLILELVAQRRPLLGICFGHQIIASALGGRVEKSARGWGLGVHQYQQVGPCKGLGGRGDTLVLNALHQDQVVEKPVTAEVFASSDFCPYAALRYGDSVISFQAHPEFTLDYTAALLEAVKGERLPQAQADVALSGLRAADALNDSGRVARWLVEFFRRQGLMPADCTGSGANATACAPRISGINPRVNT, from the coding sequence ATGAAGATAGGCATTCTCGAAACCGGTACCAGCCCGCAGGCGCTGGCGGCACAGTACGGTAGCTATGCCGATCTGTTCGTGCGCATGCTGGGCGCGGCGGACCCGGGCTTGAGGTTCGAGCGTTACCAGGTGGTGGATGGGGTTTTCCCGCCCGCGCCCGACCTGTGCGATGGCTGGATCATTACCGGCTCGCGCCATGGCGTCTATGAGGACCTGCCCTGGATGCGCCGCCTCAGTGACCTGATCCTGGAGCTGGTAGCACAGCGCCGTCCGCTGCTGGGAATCTGCTTTGGGCATCAGATCATCGCCAGTGCGCTGGGTGGGCGGGTCGAAAAATCCGCCCGTGGCTGGGGGCTTGGCGTGCATCAGTATCAACAGGTCGGGCCCTGCAAGGGGCTGGGCGGACGCGGTGACACTCTGGTGCTCAATGCGCTGCATCAGGATCAGGTGGTGGAAAAACCGGTAACGGCTGAAGTGTTTGCCAGTTCCGATTTTTGCCCCTACGCGGCGCTGCGTTACGGCGATAGCGTGATTAGCTTCCAGGCGCATCCCGAGTTCACGCTCGACTATACGGCGGCGCTGCTCGAGGCGGTGAAAGGCGAGCGATTGCCACAGGCTCAGGCTGATGTGGCACTGAGCGGCCTGCGGGCAGCGGATGCGCTCAACGATTCAGGCCGGGTGGCCCGCTGGCTGGTGGAGTTCTTCCGACGACAGGGCCTGATGCCTGCGGACTGTACCGGCTCCGGGGCGAATGCGACGGCCTGCGCACCGCGAATAAGTGGTATTAACCCGCGGGTTAATACATGA
- a CDS encoding ABC transporter permease subunit — MKRRKPGFLQLSSWLGFAFLYAPIISLIVYSFNASKLVTVWGGFSLKWYSALLDNEQIIDAAIVSLKVAVISASLAVVLGTLAGFCLSRFGRFRGRMALSGMITAPLVMPEVITGLSLLLLFVALEGSFGWPAGRGITTVIIAHVTFCMAYVAVVVQSRLATLDESLEEAAMDLGAKPWTLFFLVTLPLISPALISGWLLSFTLSLDDLVIASFVSGPGNSTLPMVIFSKVRLGVTPEINALATLMILVVAVSVLGATWQLRRQSRSVRSNA, encoded by the coding sequence ATGAAGAGGCGCAAACCGGGTTTTTTGCAGCTGTCGTCCTGGCTGGGCTTTGCCTTTCTGTACGCCCCGATTATTTCGCTGATCGTCTACAGCTTTAATGCCTCCAAGCTGGTGACCGTGTGGGGGGGCTTTTCCCTCAAGTGGTACAGCGCGCTGCTGGACAACGAGCAGATTATCGATGCCGCCATTGTCAGCCTGAAAGTGGCCGTGATCAGCGCCAGCCTGGCGGTGGTGCTGGGTACCCTGGCGGGTTTCTGCCTGTCGCGCTTTGGCCGCTTTCGCGGTCGCATGGCGCTGTCGGGCATGATTACCGCTCCGCTGGTGATGCCCGAAGTCATCACCGGTTTGTCCCTGCTGTTGCTGTTTGTGGCGCTGGAAGGCAGCTTCGGCTGGCCGGCAGGACGGGGCATCACCACGGTGATCATCGCCCATGTCACCTTTTGCATGGCCTATGTGGCGGTGGTGGTGCAGTCACGTCTGGCGACCCTGGATGAATCCCTGGAAGAGGCGGCGATGGATCTGGGGGCCAAGCCCTGGACGCTGTTTTTCCTGGTCACGCTGCCGCTGATATCGCCGGCGCTGATCTCCGGCTGGCTGCTGTCCTTTACCCTGTCGCTGGATGACCTGGTGATCGCAAGCTTTGTGTCAGGCCCCGGCAACAGTACCCTGCCGATGGTGATTTTTTCCAAGGTGCGTCTGGGCGTGACCCCCGAAATCAATGCGCTGGCAACCCTGATGATTCTGGTGGTGGCTGTCAGTGTCCTGGGCGCCACCTGGCAGCTGCGCCGCCAGTCACGCAGTGTGCGCAGCAATGCCTGA
- a CDS encoding ABC transporter permease subunit, with amino-acid sequence MNRRTSAFIPAATGAVSGLWRQALHGLSARLQPGKTLVASIPTFWLALFFLIPFVVVFKISLAEPAIAVPPYTALFEWDADLALASLQLNLGNYLFLFEDSLYLEAYLNSIKVAAISTFITLLLAYPMAYMIARSSPSNRVILLSLVILPFWTSFLLRVYAWMGFLKKNGVVNELLLSMGLIDEPLIMLQTDFAIYIGIIYTYLPFMVLPLYSTLEKLDISLLEAAEDLGCKPMQRFFLVTLPLSLPGMLAGCLLVFIPALGEYVIPALLGGSDTLMIGRVLWDEFFLNRDWPRASAVAILMLLFLVMPIMLLRNAQGRREERT; translated from the coding sequence ATGAACCGCCGCACGAGCGCATTCATACCCGCGGCTACCGGGGCTGTGTCCGGGCTATGGCGCCAGGCACTGCACGGGCTGAGCGCCCGATTGCAGCCCGGTAAAACCCTGGTGGCCTCGATCCCGACCTTCTGGCTGGCACTGTTCTTCCTGATTCCCTTTGTGGTGGTGTTCAAAATTTCCCTGGCGGAGCCCGCCATCGCGGTGCCGCCCTATACTGCACTGTTCGAGTGGGACGCCGACCTGGCCCTGGCCTCGCTGCAGCTGAACCTCGGCAACTATCTGTTCCTGTTCGAAGATTCGCTCTATCTGGAGGCCTACCTGAATTCCATCAAGGTGGCGGCCATTTCGACCTTTATTACCCTGCTGCTGGCCTATCCCATGGCCTACATGATTGCCCGCAGCAGCCCGTCCAACCGGGTGATTCTGCTGTCCCTGGTGATACTGCCGTTCTGGACCTCCTTCCTGCTGCGGGTCTATGCCTGGATGGGCTTTCTGAAAAAGAATGGCGTGGTGAACGAGCTGCTGCTGTCCATGGGGCTGATCGACGAGCCGCTGATCATGCTGCAGACCGACTTCGCCATCTATATCGGCATCATCTATACCTATCTGCCGTTCATGGTGCTGCCGCTCTACAGCACCCTGGAAAAACTCGATATCAGTCTGCTCGAAGCCGCCGAGGATCTGGGCTGCAAGCCGATGCAGCGCTTTTTTCTGGTGACGCTGCCGCTGTCGCTGCCGGGTATGCTGGCCGGCTGTCTGCTGGTGTTTATTCCGGCGCTGGGGGAGTACGTCATTCCGGCGCTGCTCGGTGGCTCAGATACGCTGATGATAGGCCGGGTACTCTGGGACGAGTTCTTCCTCAATCGTGACTGGCCACGGGCATCGGCGGTGGCGATTCTGATGCTGCTGTTCCTGGTCATGCCCATCATGTTATTGCGCAACGCCCAGGGGCGGCGGGAGGAGAGAACATGA
- a CDS encoding ABC transporter ATP-binding protein, with product MQLNDSLLQQVDQSPLEALPLWARPDAEPFVRIENVSKQFGDFTAVDAISLDIYQSELFCLLGGSGSGKSTLLRMLAGFEAPSGGRILIDGVDISAIPAWKRPVNMMFQSYALFPHLSVEQNVAFGLKRDGVPRAEVKQRVAEMLELVQLGHLGRRKPHQLSGGQRQRIALARALIKRPKLLLLDEPLGALDKKLREETQFELINIQQNLGVTFMVVTHDQEEAMTLSTRIGVMDQGRIVQVGEPHQVYEYPQSRFVADFVGAINLFEGLISEDEVDSVRIRSEQAGAELFVNHGISCTLGQKVWAAVRPEKMRISRTRPADADNCISGNVDEVAYMGSLSVFRVRLASGQMVRVTKPNMARRFDERIQCRDPVYLSWGADSCVVLTS from the coding sequence ATGCAGCTCAATGACTCTCTTCTTCAGCAGGTTGATCAGTCGCCGCTTGAAGCCCTGCCGCTTTGGGCGCGCCCTGACGCCGAACCCTTTGTGCGCATAGAAAATGTTAGCAAGCAGTTTGGCGACTTTACCGCCGTCGACGCCATTTCGCTGGATATCTACCAATCGGAGCTGTTTTGCCTGCTGGGCGGGTCTGGCTCCGGCAAGAGTACGCTGCTGCGCATGCTGGCGGGCTTTGAGGCGCCGAGCGGCGGCCGGATTCTGATTGACGGAGTGGATATCTCGGCCATCCCGGCCTGGAAGCGTCCGGTTAATATGATGTTCCAGTCCTACGCGCTCTTTCCGCACCTGTCGGTGGAGCAGAACGTGGCCTTTGGTCTCAAGCGTGACGGCGTGCCCCGCGCCGAGGTGAAACAGCGGGTGGCCGAAATGCTCGAGCTGGTGCAGCTCGGGCACCTGGGCCGGCGCAAGCCCCACCAGCTGTCCGGCGGTCAGCGCCAGCGCATTGCCCTGGCCCGGGCGCTGATCAAGCGCCCCAAGCTGCTGTTGCTGGACGAGCCCCTGGGGGCACTGGACAAGAAGCTGCGCGAGGAAACCCAGTTCGAGCTGATCAATATCCAGCAGAACCTGGGGGTGACCTTTATGGTCGTGACCCACGATCAGGAAGAGGCCATGACGCTCTCGACCCGGATCGGCGTCATGGACCAGGGCCGCATCGTGCAGGTGGGCGAGCCCCACCAGGTCTATGAATATCCGCAGAGCCGTTTTGTGGCTGATTTTGTGGGGGCCATCAATCTGTTTGAAGGCCTGATCAGCGAAGACGAAGTGGATTCGGTACGTATCCGCTCGGAGCAGGCCGGCGCAGAACTCTTCGTCAACCATGGTATCAGCTGCACCCTGGGTCAGAAGGTCTGGGCGGCGGTGCGACCGGAGAAAATGCGCATTTCCCGTACCCGCCCGGCGGACGCTGACAATTGCATCAGCGGCAACGTGGATGAGGTGGCTTATATGGGGAGCCTGTCGGTATTTCGGGTGCGTCTTGCCAGCGGCCAGATGGTGCGGGTCACCAAACCCAACATGGCGCGGCGCTTTGATGAGCGCATTCAGTGCCGCGATCCTGTGTATCTGAGCTGGGGTGCCGACAGCTGCGTGGTGCTGACATCATGA
- a CDS encoding polyamine ABC transporter substrate-binding protein: protein MNMKSATLAAILGCTLSVSAAAEQQVLNIYNWSDYIAPEAISRFEAETGIKVNYDVYDSNEVLEAKLMSGHSGYDLVVPTGAFMERQIQAGIYAAVDRSQLSNYANLDAQLLETVSRHDPDNSHGVPYTWGTIGIGYNQDMLRQRLGDMPVSSWDLIFKPELAAKVADCGIAVLDSPAEVVAVALNYLGLDPNSEDKDDLKKAEVMLAAAQPSIKYFHSSQYISDLANGEICVAVGYNGDMLQSQDRAASAGQGVKVAYSIPDEGSLAWFDLMVIPADAPNPQAAHRFINFVLQPDVAAGISNFVYYAVPNTGAESLLNDDVRSNPGIYPPAQVKANLFSQNAHSARFDRLLTRSWTRIKTGR from the coding sequence ATGAACATGAAATCCGCCACACTTGCCGCCATCCTGGGGTGCACACTGTCTGTTTCGGCCGCCGCCGAACAGCAGGTACTGAATATCTATAACTGGTCGGACTATATAGCCCCCGAAGCCATCAGTCGGTTCGAGGCCGAGACCGGCATCAAGGTGAACTACGACGTTTACGATTCCAACGAGGTGCTGGAAGCCAAGCTGATGTCGGGCCACAGCGGCTATGACCTGGTGGTGCCGACCGGCGCCTTTATGGAGCGCCAGATTCAGGCCGGTATCTACGCGGCAGTGGATCGCAGCCAGCTGAGCAACTACGCCAATCTGGATGCGCAGCTGCTTGAGACCGTGTCCCGGCATGATCCGGATAACAGTCACGGTGTGCCCTATACCTGGGGCACCATCGGCATTGGCTATAACCAGGACATGCTAAGGCAGCGTCTGGGTGATATGCCCGTGAGCTCCTGGGATCTGATCTTCAAGCCGGAACTGGCGGCAAAGGTGGCGGACTGCGGCATCGCGGTGCTGGATTCCCCGGCCGAGGTGGTAGCCGTGGCGCTGAATTATCTGGGGCTGGATCCCAACAGTGAAGACAAGGATGACCTGAAAAAGGCAGAAGTGATGCTGGCGGCGGCGCAGCCGAGCATCAAGTATTTCCATTCATCGCAATACATCAGCGATCTGGCTAACGGCGAGATCTGCGTTGCGGTGGGTTATAACGGCGATATGCTGCAGTCCCAGGATCGCGCCGCCAGTGCTGGCCAGGGCGTAAAGGTGGCGTACAGCATCCCGGATGAGGGCAGCCTGGCCTGGTTTGACCTCATGGTGATTCCGGCGGATGCGCCCAACCCGCAGGCGGCGCACCGCTTTATTAACTTCGTGCTGCAGCCGGACGTGGCCGCCGGTATTTCCAACTTCGTCTATTACGCGGTACCCAATACCGGTGCCGAGTCGCTGCTGAATGACGATGTGCGCAGCAACCCCGGCATTTACCCGCCGGCGCAGGTGAAAGCCAATCTGTTTTCCCAAAATGCCCACAGTGCCCGTTTCGATCGTCTGCTGACCCGCTCCTGGACCCGCATCAAGACGGGTCGTTGA
- a CDS encoding GntR family transcriptional regulator — protein MKSKAPLKLTLEGFDPAMTVNQKVYLSLRHALMCGEIPPGRALTIRELAATLEVSPMPVREALRQLAAESALEIQGNRRVLVPKMTAMKFQELLEARVALESHAAERAMPYIDKAGLAELEQLDARVDAAYERGDHAQVSICNQQFHRRLYSANPHQVTLTLIESLWLQLGPFMRLATTELAGHYQIDRHNEALDAIRRHDAFALRLAISADIRDGIGFVITSGLFQDVIEPRA, from the coding sequence ATGAAATCCAAAGCCCCACTGAAACTGACCCTCGAGGGTTTCGATCCCGCCATGACGGTAAACCAGAAGGTTTATCTGAGCCTGCGCCATGCCCTGATGTGTGGCGAGATCCCGCCGGGGCGCGCCCTGACTATCCGCGAACTGGCAGCAACCCTGGAGGTGAGCCCCATGCCGGTGCGCGAGGCACTGCGACAGCTGGCGGCCGAAAGCGCGCTGGAAATCCAGGGCAACCGCCGGGTGCTGGTGCCGAAAATGACGGCCATGAAATTTCAGGAACTGCTCGAAGCCAGGGTCGCGCTCGAGTCCCATGCCGCCGAGCGCGCCATGCCCTACATCGACAAGGCGGGCCTGGCCGAGCTGGAACAGCTGGATGCCCGGGTTGATGCGGCCTATGAGCGTGGCGATCACGCCCAGGTGAGCATCTGCAATCAGCAGTTTCACCGCCGCCTGTACAGCGCCAACCCGCACCAGGTCACCCTCACCCTGATCGAAAGCCTGTGGCTCCAGCTTGGCCCCTTCATGCGTCTGGCCACCACTGAGCTGGCGGGCCACTACCAGATTGATCGCCATAACGAAGCGCTGGATGCCATTCGTCGTCATGACGCCTTTGCGCTGCGCCTGGCTATCAGCGCCGATATCCGCGACGGCATTGGCTTTGTCATCACCTCAGGCCTGTTTCAGGATGTCATCGAGCCGCGTGCCTGA
- a CDS encoding aspartate aminotransferase family protein: MSASVANQIITPATTEPGHNLTTSVQQIDARHHLHPFTDTAALNRRGARVMVRGEGVYLWDSEGNKILDGMAGLWCVNLGYGRRELIDAAKTQLEELPYYNNFFQTTTAPAAVLAQEIASVTPGDLNHIFFANSGSEAVDTLMRMIRHYWTLEGQPQKTLLISRDNAYHGSTIGGTSLGGMTPMHRQGGPFLPDIEHIRQPYWYGEGDGLSEAEFGLKAAAALEERILQLGPERVAAFVGEPIQGAGGVIMPPAGYWQEIQRICRKYDILLAADEVICGFGRTGSWFGSQTLGIEPDLMSMAKGLSSGYMPISAVAVGDRVASSLIEKGGEFYHGFTYSGHPVAAAVAIANIRTMKQEKIVEYVADDIGPYFQQRLRQILAEHPLVGHIEGIGLIAGIALVKDRARRTFFAETGAAGQICRDHCFENNLIMRAVGDRMVLSPPLIISRDEVDELCQKVRTCFDLTLKSVREQGL; this comes from the coding sequence ATGTCAGCCAGCGTCGCCAACCAGATCATCACGCCAGCCACCACCGAACCCGGCCACAACCTCACAACGTCCGTGCAGCAGATTGATGCACGCCATCACCTGCACCCTTTCACCGACACCGCGGCGCTAAACCGCAGAGGGGCTCGCGTCATGGTGCGCGGCGAAGGAGTTTATCTGTGGGATTCCGAGGGCAACAAGATTCTGGATGGCATGGCGGGGCTCTGGTGCGTCAACCTCGGCTATGGCCGGCGCGAACTGATCGACGCCGCCAAAACCCAGCTTGAAGAACTGCCCTATTACAACAACTTTTTCCAGACCACCACGGCCCCCGCCGCCGTGCTGGCCCAGGAAATCGCCAGCGTGACACCGGGGGATCTGAATCACATTTTCTTTGCCAACTCGGGCTCGGAAGCGGTGGATACGCTGATGCGCATGATTCGCCACTACTGGACACTGGAAGGCCAGCCACAGAAAACCCTGCTGATCAGCCGGGACAATGCCTACCACGGCAGCACCATCGGCGGCACCAGCCTTGGCGGCATGACCCCCATGCACCGCCAGGGTGGTCCTTTCCTGCCGGATATCGAACATATCCGCCAGCCGTACTGGTATGGCGAGGGTGACGGGCTGAGCGAAGCGGAGTTTGGCCTCAAGGCCGCCGCCGCACTGGAAGAGCGCATCCTGCAGCTGGGCCCCGAGCGGGTCGCGGCCTTTGTCGGCGAACCCATTCAGGGCGCAGGCGGTGTCATCATGCCGCCGGCGGGCTACTGGCAGGAAATCCAGCGCATCTGCCGCAAATACGACATTCTGCTGGCGGCCGACGAGGTGATCTGTGGCTTTGGTCGCACCGGCAGCTGGTTCGGCTCCCAGACGCTGGGGATCGAGCCCGACCTGATGTCCATGGCCAAGGGGCTGTCATCGGGTTACATGCCCATATCCGCCGTGGCCGTGGGGGACCGCGTGGCCAGCAGCCTGATCGAAAAAGGCGGCGAGTTCTACCACGGCTTCACCTACTCCGGACACCCGGTGGCCGCCGCCGTGGCCATCGCCAATATCCGCACCATGAAGCAGGAAAAAATCGTCGAGTATGTCGCCGACGACATAGGGCCCTACTTCCAGCAGCGCCTGCGCCAAATCCTGGCGGAACATCCGCTGGTGGGACATATCGAAGGCATCGGCCTGATTGCCGGCATAGCGCTGGTGAAGGACCGGGCCCGCCGGACCTTCTTCGCAGAAACCGGCGCCGCGGGGCAAATCTGTCGGGATCACTGCTTTGAAAACAACCTGATCATGCGCGCCGTGGGTGACCGCATGGTGCTGTCACCGCCGCTGATTATCAGCCGGGATGAGGTGGATGAGCTCTGTCAGAAGGTGCGCACCTGCTTCGACCTGACACTCAAAAGCGTGCGCGAACAGGGCTTATAG